The following proteins come from a genomic window of Leptospira bandrabouensis:
- the atpC gene encoding ATP synthase F1 subunit epsilon codes for MSKELTLTVISPDKILYQGKAESVILPGSVGYFGILPGHATLVSQLDFGLIKLHSAGKEFRIAIDGGFCEVRNDQIRVLTEGGDSEDDLSHDHAIELLQEAEALPVSKEKENLLKKAKVRILLHER; via the coding sequence ATGAGTAAAGAACTGACTTTAACAGTCATCTCTCCCGACAAAATCCTTTATCAGGGCAAGGCAGAATCAGTGATTCTGCCGGGTTCTGTGGGTTATTTTGGAATTTTGCCAGGGCACGCAACACTCGTTTCCCAACTCGATTTTGGACTCATCAAATTGCATTCTGCAGGAAAAGAGTTCCGAATCGCCATCGATGGGGGATTCTGTGAAGTAAGAAATGACCAAATCCGAGTGTTAACCGAGGGTGGGGATTCAGAAGACGATTTGTCTCATGACCACGCCATTGAACTCTTACAGGAAGCAGAAGCCCTTCCCGTTTCAAAAGAGAAAGAAAATCTCCTAAAGAAAGCAAAAGTTCGCATTTTACTGCACGAACGTTAA
- the atpG gene encoding ATP synthase F1 subunit gamma has protein sequence MATPREIKKRINSVKNTRKITRTMEMVSTAKAKKATNKVNAAKPYAELTRELVSSLSGLAGIIHSPYLRKPDKIRKVAILAIAANRGLCGGFNSNLLRMVKNRIEDLKSKGVEVEVHAAGKKAIAFFKFAKVELVTTYTNIDDKAGSKEANDLATYFMERFANESVDSVEIISTHYYSAATQKPEITTVLPLSMEEKSSKGSSGPEVLYEPDPKTILENLLPMVIKTTFVKIILESVASEHIARRVAMKAATDAAGEMIKLLTRGYNRVRQAKITQEISEIVGGAEAIS, from the coding sequence TTGGCGACACCGCGTGAGATAAAAAAGAGGATTAACTCGGTTAAAAATACGAGAAAAATCACTCGAACCATGGAGATGGTCTCCACGGCAAAGGCAAAAAAAGCCACTAACAAGGTTAATGCGGCAAAACCATATGCCGAATTAACTCGTGAGTTAGTTTCTTCTTTGTCTGGCCTTGCTGGGATCATCCACAGCCCTTACTTAAGGAAGCCGGACAAAATCCGAAAAGTGGCTATCCTTGCAATTGCCGCAAACCGTGGGTTATGCGGTGGTTTTAACTCCAATCTTCTTCGTATGGTCAAAAACCGTATCGAAGACTTGAAGTCAAAAGGTGTGGAAGTCGAAGTCCATGCTGCAGGGAAAAAAGCCATTGCTTTCTTTAAATTTGCAAAAGTTGAATTGGTAACAACATATACCAATATCGATGACAAAGCAGGAAGTAAAGAAGCAAACGACCTTGCAACTTACTTTATGGAACGTTTTGCAAATGAATCAGTGGATTCTGTTGAAATTATTTCCACTCATTACTATTCGGCAGCGACTCAAAAACCTGAGATCACAACGGTTCTTCCATTATCAATGGAAGAAAAAAGTTCCAAAGGATCTTCTGGCCCTGAAGTTTTGTATGAGCCGGATCCAAAAACAATTTTGGAAAACCTTCTACCAATGGTGATCAAAACAACTTTTGTTAAAATCATTTTGGAGTCGGTAGCTTCCGAACACATTGCACGAAGAGTGGCGATGAAAGCGGCAACAGACGCTGCAGGTGAGATGATTAAACTTCTAACTCGCGGTTACAACCGAGTTCGTCAGGCAAAAATTACGCAGGAAATTTCAGAAATCGTAGGAGGAGCGGAAGCCATCTCCTAA
- a CDS encoding glutathione peroxidase, translated as MSDEFYKIKVKRGSEEVPLEQFKDKILLIVNTASECGFTPQYKGLQETYDRWKGKGLEILAFPCNQFGQQEPGTDAEIKLFCERTFSTTFPIFSKLEVNGPNTDPLYLHLKKQAPGIFGSLDIKWNFTKFLIDKNGNVVKRYAPITKPEDIEKDIEKLVKA; from the coding sequence ATGTCAGATGAATTTTATAAAATCAAAGTAAAACGCGGATCCGAGGAAGTTCCTTTGGAACAATTTAAAGACAAGATACTTTTGATCGTAAATACAGCGAGCGAATGTGGTTTCACCCCTCAATACAAAGGTCTTCAGGAAACTTATGATCGTTGGAAGGGGAAGGGTTTGGAAATTTTAGCATTTCCGTGTAACCAGTTTGGACAACAAGAACCAGGAACAGACGCAGAAATCAAATTGTTTTGTGAGAGAACATTCTCTACTACTTTTCCTATCTTTTCAAAACTAGAAGTGAATGGTCCAAATACGGATCCACTATATTTACACCTTAAAAAACAGGCACCGGGAATCTTCGGTTCCTTGGATATCAAATGGAATTTTACAAAATTCTTGATTGATAAAAACGGAAACGTTGTGAAACGATATGCTCCGATTACAAAACCCGAAGATATCGAAAAGGATATCGAAAAACTTGTCAAAGCTTAA
- the atpD gene encoding F0F1 ATP synthase subunit beta has protein sequence MNKGKIKQIIGSVMDISFESGNMPEIYNAVEIQSKVNGKDVTITAEVQQHIGDNTVRAISLQSTDGLKRGLEVIDTGAPISVPVGTKTLGRIFNVLGEAIDELGDLPKDVKKMPIHRNAPSYDEIKPKTEIFETGIKVIDLLAPYIKGGKTGLFGGAGVGKTVLIQELINNIAKQHGGYSVFAGVGERTREGNDLWNEMKESGVIDKTVLCFGQMNEPPGARLRIALSALTMAENFRDESGSDILLFVDNIFRFSQAGSEVSALLGRMPSAVGYQPTLSTEMGGLQERITSTTRGSITSVQAIYVPADDLTDPAPATAFAHLDATTTLSRAISEKGIYPAVDPLDSTSRIMNPQIVGEEHYNTAREVQRILQRYKDLQDIIAILGMDELSEDDKILVSRARRLEKFLSQPFHVAEQFTGRPGKYVKLEDTIRSFKGIIEGKYDTLPEQAFYMVGSIDEAIEAAKQLKG, from the coding sequence ATGAATAAAGGTAAAATTAAACAAATCATCGGTTCGGTAATGGACATCAGTTTTGAATCCGGGAATATGCCTGAGATCTACAATGCCGTGGAAATCCAATCGAAAGTTAACGGCAAAGACGTAACAATTACTGCAGAAGTGCAACAGCACATTGGAGACAACACGGTTCGGGCGATCTCCCTTCAATCCACTGATGGATTAAAAAGAGGATTAGAAGTCATTGATACGGGAGCTCCCATTTCTGTTCCTGTAGGAACAAAAACTCTTGGTCGTATCTTTAACGTTCTTGGTGAGGCTATCGATGAACTCGGTGATCTTCCTAAAGACGTAAAAAAGATGCCAATCCATAGAAATGCACCTTCTTACGATGAAATTAAACCAAAAACTGAAATCTTTGAAACAGGGATCAAGGTTATCGATTTACTCGCTCCTTATATCAAAGGGGGAAAAACAGGACTATTCGGTGGTGCCGGGGTAGGAAAAACCGTTCTTATCCAAGAGCTTATCAACAATATCGCAAAACAACACGGTGGTTACTCTGTGTTCGCTGGTGTGGGTGAAAGAACTCGTGAAGGAAACGACCTTTGGAACGAGATGAAAGAATCTGGAGTTATCGACAAAACCGTTCTTTGTTTTGGTCAGATGAACGAACCACCAGGTGCTCGTCTTCGTATCGCACTTTCTGCATTAACAATGGCAGAAAACTTCCGTGATGAATCCGGATCAGACATTTTACTTTTCGTAGATAATATCTTCCGTTTCTCGCAAGCAGGATCTGAAGTATCGGCCCTACTTGGTCGTATGCCATCTGCGGTAGGATACCAACCAACTCTTTCTACAGAGATGGGGGGATTACAAGAACGAATCACTTCCACAACTAGAGGTTCCATTACTTCTGTGCAAGCGATCTACGTTCCTGCCGACGACTTAACTGACCCGGCTCCCGCAACTGCCTTTGCTCACTTAGATGCAACCACAACCTTATCTCGTGCGATTTCTGAAAAAGGGATTTACCCTGCTGTGGATCCACTGGATTCCACTTCACGGATCATGAACCCACAAATTGTTGGGGAAGAACACTACAACACAGCACGTGAAGTACAAAGAATTCTTCAAAGATACAAAGACCTTCAAGATATCATCGCAATTCTTGGTATGGACGAACTTTCTGAGGACGATAAAATCCTTGTTTCTCGCGCTCGTCGTTTGGAGAAATTCCTTTCACAACCTTTCCACGTGGCAGAACAGTTCACTGGTCGACCAGGAAAGTATGTAAAATTGGAAGATACCATTCGTTCCTTCAAAGGAATCATTGAAGGTAAATATGACACCCTTCCAGAACAAGCCTTCTATATGGTCGGTTCGATTGACGAAGCGATCGAAGCGGCAAAACAACTCAAAGGTTAA
- the atpE gene encoding ATP synthase F0 subunit C translates to MEFGLGYIAVGLAAGLALLGAGIGIGRIGGSVAESISRQPEAAGKIQLVLYVAAGMIEGAALFAVVIALLIALKLNGSIDKTIGAGATKVEQGQ, encoded by the coding sequence ATGGAATTCGGTTTAGGATACATCGCAGTAGGACTCGCAGCAGGACTTGCATTACTTGGTGCAGGAATCGGTATTGGTAGAATTGGTGGATCAGTGGCAGAAAGCATCAGCCGCCAACCAGAAGCAGCGGGAAAGATCCAACTCGTTCTTTACGTAGCAGCAGGTATGATTGAAGGTGCAGCACTTTTCGCAGTGGTAATCGCTCTTCTTATCGCGCTCAAACTCAATGGCTCAATTGACAAAACAATTGGTGCTGGTGCCACTAAAGTAGAACAAGGACAATAG
- the atpB gene encoding F0F1 ATP synthase subunit A, with protein MYLRAISVENKSKYRFFLSFLLVFSLSFTNVFANDSEGHGSEEGFDFSEVMAHHLGDAPIFPLNFGGTIVTEGQPGFDAENHDVFVNHDGVKYHYVGGLDLHITKRVTMMWIACFFMFLVFIPAANLISKNPKKVHNKFTSGVEAFVSYLKENVVDSSLDHHGHSYYHYIFSLFFFILFCNLFGLIPSVGELTVAASDALVAVGAVDHTPHSLHTFGEIWSGITPTGDISVTLSLASITLLTIYGTAFSYQGISFVAHAVPKGVPLPLWPLMWVLEFIVTHIARSFALTMRLLANMTAGHVMILALLGFIFMSENWLIAPVSVLSSVLIYFLELLVAFLQAFIFSLLTTVFIGTVMHRH; from the coding sequence TTGTATTTGCGAGCTATTTCAGTGGAAAATAAGTCTAAATATCGGTTTTTTTTATCATTTTTATTAGTTTTTTCCCTTAGTTTTACGAATGTTTTTGCAAACGATTCGGAAGGGCACGGCTCTGAAGAGGGCTTCGATTTCAGCGAAGTGATGGCACACCACTTAGGTGATGCTCCGATCTTCCCTCTGAACTTCGGTGGCACAATCGTAACGGAAGGCCAACCTGGTTTCGATGCTGAAAACCACGATGTCTTCGTAAACCATGACGGTGTGAAATACCACTATGTTGGTGGCCTTGACCTTCACATCACCAAACGAGTGACCATGATGTGGATCGCTTGTTTTTTTATGTTCCTCGTTTTTATTCCCGCAGCCAATTTGATTTCTAAGAACCCTAAAAAGGTTCATAACAAATTCACATCCGGTGTAGAGGCTTTTGTATCTTATCTAAAAGAAAACGTTGTAGATTCTTCTCTTGATCACCACGGCCATTCTTACTACCATTATATTTTCTCATTGTTTTTCTTTATTCTATTCTGTAACTTGTTTGGCCTTATCCCTTCAGTAGGGGAGCTAACAGTTGCCGCTTCTGATGCTCTTGTGGCAGTCGGGGCAGTGGATCACACACCACATTCTCTCCATACATTCGGAGAAATCTGGTCTGGGATCACACCAACAGGTGATATCAGTGTCACACTTTCTCTTGCATCAATCACCTTACTAACGATATACGGCACAGCATTCTCTTACCAAGGAATTTCATTTGTAGCACATGCGGTTCCTAAGGGAGTTCCTCTCCCACTTTGGCCACTGATGTGGGTTCTTGAATTTATCGTCACTCATATCGCACGATCTTTTGCGTTAACCATGAGGTTACTTGCCAACATGACTGCAGGGCACGTTATGATCCTTGCGTTACTTGGGTTTATCTTTATGAGTGAAAATTGGCTCATAGCACCTGTATCTGTTCTCAGTTCAGTGCTTATTTACTTTTTAGAACTACTTGTAGCCTTTCTACAAGCGTTCATTTTCTCACTGCTCACAACCGTGTTCATCGGAACTGTGATGCATAGACATTAA
- a CDS encoding MarR family winged helix-turn-helix transcriptional regulator produces the protein MSKLKNPTEEVLLLKNQICFSLYSSMHRLMRIYRPLLESVGLTYPQYLVMLVLWEEGESSVSGLGERLQLDSGTLTPLLKRLEQNGLIQRNRNPNDERVVIVTLTKMGKLLREKVKGIPEQIFCLSGINESQANQLKEILDGLGANLNQI, from the coding sequence TTGTCAAAGCTTAAGAATCCAACAGAGGAGGTTCTTCTATTGAAGAACCAAATTTGTTTCTCCTTATATTCTTCGATGCACCGACTGATGAGAATCTATCGGCCTTTGCTTGAATCGGTAGGGCTAACATACCCGCAATATCTGGTTATGTTAGTTCTCTGGGAGGAAGGTGAAAGTTCTGTTAGTGGATTAGGAGAACGTTTGCAACTGGATTCCGGTACATTAACCCCGCTACTCAAACGATTGGAACAAAATGGATTGATCCAACGTAATAGAAATCCCAACGACGAACGCGTTGTGATTGTTACTTTAACCAAGATGGGAAAACTATTAAGAGAAAAAGTAAAAGGAATCCCTGAACAAATTTTTTGTTTATCCGGGATTAATGAAAGTCAGGCGAACCAATTAAAAGAAATTTTGGATGGCCTTGGTGCCAATTTAAATCAAATTTAG
- a CDS encoding GAF domain-containing protein — protein MGLLDRAEEIKKTSDSPTPKTISDFQDKPSLLKKAEHFREEIELTQKESSPAVDSDSEWLDDEFQENLPTEIGDLPNPDGEEEFDLSDIPELTDADFGDLADEAWDENPVSQLEDDFENGPNDYQPIADEDSENDSLVEPDLDFELPAEEELSPELEGELPPSDENPSPELEAESPEKTTPPSKGTEPDKTSELEFGDDLIDRDFHDDTTEPDAPLPEVNLFDEWENDAKKEAAKQPLRPTKEDPTPIGEDVLFDDESDFGTAPMSYHLASKKRIENYQAIFEITKEIASSKEFSDYFDNLVYSLIGQVGCNSVVVLTSTNPKNPKWEAVAAQGIQSKDSWYLSPNDEIYSRISDSETVIYAGEFKSARLPSRELNLLNEMGSEILVPIRHGDKCFGLLSLGKLINGEEYITDDLEFAKIVGDIAGSVFERVSEFELMNDSLVQAKEVIEINESVLKSAREFARVRKMDEAFDLLVESIKQKLGVKQFSFLVLDSETRSDYIVFGSNFILPERAKDFRLSKDSDIVGMVSNVPGVYKLENFREDSELKSIFTNDELGIMSEFTILPIINLNWLVGMVIVHSTGSSWTDTTRDVAVSLLETSAPVFANLLILQEKEALFRNPFNPLENRILSEIEKASQMNTNFTVSLFKIQNVSRMVHLVGTGTFARYADALRKTMMDHIGELDFFTRVGQGKFAMVLHGKDKEEADIVIKKIKSSFAKKEDAIIGSFRATYRVLNLSYPHDTKDKNQFLEMVEEA, from the coding sequence GTGGGACTTCTCGATAGAGCCGAAGAAATTAAAAAAACTTCGGATTCCCCAACTCCTAAAACAATTTCCGACTTTCAAGATAAACCTTCATTACTAAAAAAAGCGGAACACTTTCGGGAAGAGATAGAACTAACTCAAAAAGAATCTTCACCTGCCGTCGACTCAGACTCGGAATGGTTAGACGATGAATTTCAAGAAAACCTTCCCACTGAAATTGGGGATCTACCCAATCCTGATGGAGAGGAAGAGTTTGATTTAAGTGATATTCCAGAATTGACAGATGCCGATTTTGGTGACTTAGCAGATGAGGCATGGGATGAAAATCCTGTCTCACAATTAGAAGATGATTTTGAAAATGGACCTAATGATTACCAACCAATTGCGGATGAGGATTCTGAAAATGATTCTCTTGTAGAACCTGATTTAGATTTTGAATTGCCCGCAGAGGAAGAATTATCTCCCGAGTTAGAAGGAGAATTACCACCTTCCGATGAAAATCCTTCACCAGAATTAGAAGCAGAATCACCTGAAAAGACAACGCCACCTAGCAAAGGAACGGAACCAGATAAGACCAGTGAACTGGAGTTTGGTGACGATTTAATTGATCGTGATTTTCATGACGATACAACGGAACCGGATGCACCACTGCCAGAAGTAAATCTTTTTGATGAGTGGGAAAACGACGCAAAAAAAGAAGCTGCAAAACAACCTCTTAGACCTACGAAAGAAGATCCGACTCCGATTGGCGAAGATGTCTTGTTTGACGATGAGTCTGATTTTGGAACAGCACCGATGTCATATCATCTTGCTTCCAAAAAACGAATCGAAAATTACCAAGCTATATTTGAAATAACAAAAGAAATCGCATCTTCCAAAGAATTTTCTGATTACTTTGATAATTTAGTTTATAGTTTAATTGGACAAGTGGGATGTAACTCAGTCGTAGTTCTCACTTCCACAAATCCTAAAAATCCAAAATGGGAAGCAGTTGCTGCTCAAGGAATTCAATCCAAAGATTCTTGGTATTTGTCACCTAACGATGAAATCTATTCTCGCATTTCTGATTCGGAAACTGTGATTTATGCAGGAGAGTTTAAATCTGCTCGTTTGCCTAGCCGAGAATTGAACCTATTAAATGAAATGGGTTCTGAAATCCTCGTTCCGATTCGACATGGAGATAAATGTTTTGGATTATTATCCTTAGGAAAACTCATCAATGGGGAAGAATACATTACCGACGATTTGGAATTTGCAAAAATAGTAGGTGATATAGCAGGTTCTGTATTTGAAAGAGTCTCAGAATTTGAATTGATGAATGATAGTTTGGTGCAAGCCAAAGAAGTTATAGAAATCAATGAATCTGTTTTAAAATCTGCGCGTGAATTTGCTCGTGTTCGTAAGATGGATGAAGCATTTGATCTTCTTGTTGAAAGCATTAAACAAAAATTAGGTGTAAAACAATTTTCCTTTTTGGTGTTAGATTCTGAAACTCGTTCTGATTACATTGTATTTGGTTCTAATTTTATACTTCCGGAACGAGCTAAAGATTTTAGGCTGAGTAAAGATTCTGACATTGTTGGAATGGTTTCCAACGTTCCTGGGGTTTATAAATTAGAAAACTTCAGAGAAGATTCAGAATTGAAATCCATTTTCACAAATGATGAGCTAGGTATCATGAGTGAATTTACAATTCTACCTATCATTAACTTAAATTGGCTTGTAGGTATGGTGATTGTTCATTCCACCGGATCTTCTTGGACCGATACTACTAGGGATGTAGCTGTTAGCCTTCTTGAAACATCGGCTCCCGTTTTTGCCAATCTTTTGATTTTGCAAGAGAAAGAAGCATTATTCAGAAATCCATTTAATCCACTAGAAAATAGAATTTTAAGTGAAATCGAAAAAGCATCTCAGATGAATACAAATTTCACAGTTTCCTTATTCAAAATTCAAAATGTGTCTCGAATGGTTCACTTAGTCGGGACAGGAACATTTGCTCGTTATGCGGATGCTTTACGAAAGACTATGATGGATCATATTGGCGAGTTAGACTTTTTTACGCGAGTAGGCCAAGGAAAGTTTGCAATGGTCCTTCATGGAAAAGATAAAGAGGAAGCAGACATTGTAATTAAAAAAATTAAGTCTTCTTTTGCCAAAAAAGAAGATGCCATCATTGGATCCTTCCGAGCTACATATCGTGTATTAAACTTATCCTATCCTCATGATACAAAGGACAAAAATCAGTTTTTGGAAATGGTTGAAGAAGCCTAA
- the atpA gene encoding F0F1 ATP synthase subunit alpha, producing MKIKTDEVTSVLKQEIKNFKKDLQVEEVGTVLEVGDGIARVYGLTNVMSGELVEFQNGVRGQAFNLEENSVGVVIFGDYIKIEEGFSVKRVGKIFEVPVGPELLGRVLNPLGEVIDGKGPLNAKKTRPVESPAPGIAMRKSVHEPMQTGIKAIDAMIPIGRGQRELIIGDRGTGKTSIAIDTIINQKGKGVICVYVAIGQKASTVASTIEMLREKGALEYTIIVSANASEPAPMLYIAPYSGATMAEYFMYEEGKATLVVYDDLSKQAVAYRQMSLLLRRPPGREAYPGDVFYLHSRLLERAAKLDDKFGGGSMTALPIIETQEGEVSAYIPTNVISITDGQIYLQSNLFASGLRPAVDVGISVSRVGSAAQIKAMKKVAGTLKSDLAQFRDLEAFAQLGTELDPVTQAQLDRGYRVLEILKQPNNSPSPVEEQVISIFAVTKGFMDTIPTAKVREFESFLLKTMREQHTEILEEIRTAKEVKQEAALQKTIKSIVEHFLAKNN from the coding sequence ATGAAAATTAAAACAGACGAAGTAACGTCGGTACTAAAACAAGAAATTAAAAACTTCAAAAAAGACCTTCAAGTTGAAGAAGTCGGAACAGTTCTCGAAGTTGGGGACGGGATTGCGAGAGTTTACGGACTCACAAACGTAATGTCAGGAGAGCTTGTTGAATTCCAAAACGGAGTTCGAGGACAAGCATTCAACTTAGAAGAAAACTCCGTAGGGGTTGTAATCTTCGGTGATTATATTAAAATTGAAGAAGGTTTTTCCGTTAAACGTGTGGGAAAGATCTTCGAAGTTCCAGTAGGACCAGAACTTCTCGGTCGAGTACTTAACCCTCTTGGGGAAGTGATCGACGGAAAAGGACCTCTGAACGCAAAAAAAACAAGACCGGTTGAGTCTCCAGCTCCTGGAATTGCGATGAGAAAATCGGTTCATGAACCAATGCAAACAGGAATCAAAGCGATCGATGCAATGATCCCAATTGGACGTGGACAAAGAGAGCTTATCATCGGTGACCGTGGAACAGGAAAAACATCCATTGCGATCGACACCATCATCAACCAAAAAGGAAAAGGTGTAATCTGCGTTTACGTAGCGATTGGACAAAAAGCATCTACTGTTGCTTCCACCATCGAAATGTTACGCGAAAAAGGTGCTCTTGAGTATACAATCATCGTATCGGCAAACGCATCGGAACCTGCACCAATGTTATACATTGCACCTTACTCTGGTGCGACTATGGCTGAATACTTTATGTATGAAGAAGGAAAAGCAACACTCGTTGTTTACGATGACCTTTCCAAACAAGCCGTTGCTTACAGACAAATGTCATTACTTCTACGCCGCCCACCAGGTCGTGAAGCATATCCTGGGGACGTATTCTATCTTCACTCTCGCCTTCTTGAAAGAGCAGCAAAACTCGATGATAAATTTGGTGGTGGGTCTATGACTGCACTTCCAATCATTGAAACGCAAGAAGGGGAAGTATCCGCCTACATCCCGACTAACGTAATCTCCATTACTGATGGTCAGATTTACCTTCAATCCAACCTTTTTGCATCGGGACTACGCCCTGCGGTGGATGTAGGGATTTCTGTATCACGGGTTGGATCTGCAGCGCAAATCAAAGCGATGAAAAAAGTAGCGGGAACACTCAAGTCAGACTTGGCACAGTTCCGTGACTTAGAAGCGTTTGCACAGTTAGGAACAGAACTTGATCCAGTCACACAAGCACAGCTTGATCGTGGATACCGAGTTCTTGAAATTCTAAAACAGCCAAATAACTCACCATCTCCAGTAGAAGAACAAGTAATTTCCATCTTTGCTGTAACAAAAGGATTTATGGATACAATTCCTACCGCTAAAGTTAGAGAATTTGAATCTTTCCTTTTGAAAACGATGAGAGAGCAACACACTGAAATTTTGGAAGAAATTAGAACTGCTAAAGAAGTAAAACAAGAAGCAGCTCTACAAAAAACAATCAAATCGATTGTTGAACATTTTCTAGCAAAGAATAACTAA
- the atpH gene encoding ATP synthase F1 subunit delta produces MSLNQISKVYATAILELAQETNSLESTEEELSTLVDVFFSDESIRHYFLSPLVDPSEKERTAEKSVQGKASEIVANFITLVVRKNRFLFLKDILEDYRTGVDRLKNRSSLRIVSKDSLGKEAVDRITKSITSKFGRDLRVTEQTDPTLIGGFKLFIDDFLIDASIRAKLAGIEEALLQKKIPVGAFE; encoded by the coding sequence ATGAGTCTGAACCAAATTTCAAAGGTTTACGCAACGGCAATTTTAGAGTTAGCTCAAGAAACTAACTCACTTGAGTCAACAGAAGAGGAACTTTCAACACTCGTTGATGTTTTCTTTTCTGATGAATCAATTCGCCATTATTTCCTTTCTCCATTAGTTGATCCTTCTGAGAAAGAACGAACTGCTGAAAAGTCAGTTCAAGGGAAGGCATCGGAAATCGTTGCCAACTTCATCACACTTGTGGTTCGCAAAAATCGATTTCTATTCCTCAAGGATATTTTGGAAGATTATAGAACAGGAGTGGACCGACTAAAAAATCGTAGTTCTCTTCGCATTGTTTCCAAAGATTCTCTTGGCAAAGAAGCTGTAGATCGAATCACCAAGTCTATCACTTCCAAGTTTGGACGCGATCTTCGTGTCACAGAACAAACGGATCCAACCCTTATTGGTGGATTCAAACTCTTTATAGACGACTTTTTAATCGATGCCTCGATCCGTGCAAAACTTGCAGGAATAGAAGAGGCTCTCCTCCAAAAGAAAATCCCAGTCGGAGCATTTGAATGA
- a CDS encoding F0F1 ATP synthase subunit B, translating into MVILAASGFNLLKVNPGLVIWTLVTFSVVVFVLKKFAWDKILHALEERASGIQGDINKAETLRVEAEKSLKEYKDQLFKATEEAHKIVDEAKKDAVALRSRLTEEAHNEVKGIKDNAIREIDLAKSRALSEMQNQIVEMSVLIASEILEKQLKKEDYASFVEKEIAKLDKLKIK; encoded by the coding sequence TTGGTTATCCTTGCGGCTTCCGGCTTCAATTTGCTGAAAGTCAATCCGGGTCTGGTCATCTGGACCCTGGTCACTTTCTCAGTTGTTGTCTTCGTTCTTAAAAAATTTGCATGGGACAAGATCCTTCATGCTCTCGAAGAACGTGCTTCCGGCATCCAAGGCGATATCAACAAAGCTGAAACCCTTCGCGTAGAAGCAGAAAAGTCTTTAAAAGAATATAAAGACCAACTCTTCAAAGCGACGGAAGAAGCTCATAAAATTGTAGATGAAGCTAAAAAAGATGCAGTTGCTCTCCGCTCTCGATTGACGGAAGAAGCACACAACGAAGTGAAAGGCATTAAAGATAACGCAATTCGCGAAATCGATTTAGCGAAGAGCAGAGCATTATCTGAAATGCAAAACCAAATTGTGGAAATGTCCGTTCTCATCGCGAGTGAGATCTTGGAGAAACAATTGAAGAAGGAAGACTATGCTTCCTTTGTCGAAAAAGAGATCGCAAAACTCGATAAACTTAAAATCAAATGA